GGTCGAACAACAGCTCCAGCGGGGTGGCGACCCGGTGCTCCTCGTCGGACCTCCGGGCCGTCATCGGCCGGTACCACGCCCTCGTCATGCCGGGATCATGCACACCGCGCCGCCGAACCGCACACCCGACCACCGCAATAGGTAGGCTCGCTATACGTAAGACCCCTACCTATAAGGAGACAGTGATGGCGCGGAAGTTGTTGGTGTGGTTGCACGTCGTCACGTCCACGGGCTGGATGTGCATGGCCTTGGCGCTGTTCGTCGTGGTCGACCACGCCCTCACCCACCCGGCCGCGTTCGACGTGGCCCTGCTGATCGACGTCCAGGTGCTCCAGTTCATGGCCACGACCTCGGCGTTCAGCGGCCTGATGCTGGCCGGCCTGACGCCCTGGGGCTTCTTCCGCCACTGGTGGGTCCTGGTCAAGACCGCGGTCACGTTCTCGCAGCTCTACACCGGCATCTTCGTGCTCAGCCCCAACCTGCACCCGGGCGGCTCGCCCACGTTGATGCGCGTCGGGTCGCTGCTCATGGCGTCAGCCCTGGCGTTCCAGGTGTGGCTGTCGGTGGCCAAGCCGTTCGGCCGCACGCCGTGGGTCAAGCCCGGCAAGCCGCCCACGGCCCCGGCCCGCGCCTTCCTGGCCTGCCTGGCGGTACCGGCGGCGGACTACGCACTGGGCCAGTTCGTCCTGGGGACCCCGGTGCCCGCGCTGTCGCTGCTCACCGTCGTCGTGTTCCCCGTGGTCCGAGCGCTGCGTGAGCGCCGAGTGACCCGGATCACCCACCCGGCGGCGTGACCTGAAACTGATAACGGTTACCATTCCCGATGATCACCTGACCGCAGGACCGTCGTCGGAGGAACCACGCGTGGCGCACTTGCTGATGATCGAGAGTTGGGTGGGTGCGATGAGCACCCTGCTGCCGCGCGCGATCCGCGAGTCGGGGCACCGGTTCACGTTCCTGACCCGGGACCTGCACCACTACCTGCGCTCGGCCCCGAGCCACCCGCACCCGCTGCTCACCGCGGACAACGTGCTCACCGCCGAGACCAACGACCTGGACACCCTGCTGCCCTTCGTGGAGCGGGCCCACGCCCTGCTGCGCTTCGACGGCGTGATCTCCTCCTGCGACTACTACCTCGCCACCGTCGCCCGGGTCGCCAACCACCTCGGCCTGCCCGGCCCGCGCGCCGACGCCGTCGAACGCGCCTACCGCAAGGACCTCACCCGCCAGGCCACCACCGACGTCCCCGGACCGCGCTGGGCGCTCGCGCACGACTGGCCCTCCACCGCGAAGGCCGCCGCCGACCTGGGCTACCCGCTGGTGGTCAAGCCGGTGGACCTGTGCGCGGGCATGCACGTTCGCGCGGTCCGGGACGAGAACGGGTTGCGGGAGGCGTTCCTGGCGCTGGAGGCGTTCCCGGTCAACGCCCGCAACCAGCCGCGAGTGCCCACGGTGCTGCTGGAGGAGCTGTTGGTCGGCCCGGAGGTCAGCGTGGAGACCGTCACGACCGGCGGCACCACCCACGTGATCGGCGTGACGGACAAGAGCATCGCCGGGGACCCGTGGTTCGTGGAGAGCGGGCACATGTTCCCCGCCGCGCTCGATGAAACCCGGACGCGCCAAGCGATCGACACCGCGAAGGCCGCGATCGAAGCGCTCGGGCTGGACGACTCCGTCGCGCACACCGAGGTCAAGCTGACCGCCGACGGCCCCAAGCTGATCGAGGTCAACCCGCGTCCGGCGGGCAACCAGATCACCGAACTGGTCCGCCGCGTCACGGGCATCGACCTGCCCGCCGTGTTCGCCCAGCTCGCCGTGGGCGAGCAACCCGACCTGCGCCCCCGCACGACCGGTGTCCGCAGCGCCGCGATCTCCTTCCTGCTGCCGCCGCGCGCGGGGGTCGTGGCCGGCATCGACGCGCCGGACCACCCCGACGTCGTGGACTGGTCGGCCAAGCCCGCCGGGCACCGCGCGGGCGAGCCCACCAGCAACAACACCTACCTCGGCCACGTCATGACCACCTCGCCCGACCACGACGCCCGTGCCCGCGCGGAGCAGGCCGTCGCGGGGATGGAGGTCCGCTACGCCGAGGACGCCCGGTGACCCCGCCCGCCGACGGCCGCGAACCGGAGCCAACCGGCCGGCGCACCACTGCCGACCTCGTCCACCGGGTCCGCCTCGGCCGGCTCGGACCCGACCCGGCGGGCTGCGCGGTCAGCGTCGCCTTCACCACCCGCCAGGGTGCCCGGCACGCCGGTCGCGGCCGGTCCTACCGCAACACCGTCGTCAGCCTGCGGGTCGGCGAGGCGGTGGGCTCGTGCGCGGTCGAGCCCGATGACGAGCCGGACGTGGCCGACTGCGCCGGGGCCTCCGTCGCCGACCTGCTCGACCACCCGCACGCGGCCGTCCGCACGGCGACCCTCGACGCCTACCTCATGCACGCCCACCCGCACGAGACGTCCCAGGCGGAGGTGGTGCGGATCGGCGCGGGCGACTCGCTGACCAAGTCGATGGACCGCGCCGAGGCGGTGGTCGACCTGCTCGACGCCCGGCCGGGACAGCGGGTGCTCGTCGTCGGCGTGGTGAACTCGCTGCTGCACCACCTGCGCGCCAGGGGCGTCCCGTACGTGCCGTGCGACCTCAAGGGCGGCCGGACGGAGTGGGACGAGCCGATCGTCACCGACTTCCGGGACACCGACTTCGACCTGGTGCTGGCCTCGGGCATGACCCTGGGCAACGGCACCTTCGAGCCGCTGCTGGCCACCGGCGCGCCCGTGACCCTGTTCGCCCAGACCGCCAGCGCCATCGCGCCCTGGTTCCTCGGTTCGGGCGTGCGGGCCGTCTCGGCGGAGCCCTACCCGTTCTTCTGGCTGCACGGCGGCCCGTCCACCCTGTTCCACTACCGGGAACCGTGACCCATGCGCGCGACACTGCTGGACCTGCTCGGCAACACGCCGGTGGCCCGCATCGAAACCCCGCTCCCCCACCGGCACGGCGGGTTCTGGGCCAAGCTCGAACACCTCAGCGCGGGCGGCATGAAGGCGCGCTCGGCGGTCGCCATGCTGCTGGCCGCCAAGAAGCGCGGCGACCTGCGTCCGGGCGCGGTGGTCGTGGAATCGACCAGCGGCACGCTCGGGCTGGGCCTGGCGTTCGCGGGCCAGGCGCTGGGTCACCCCGTGGTGCTGGTGGTGGACCACGAGCTGGAGCCGTCGATGCGGGCGCTGCTGCGCGCCCACGGCGCCCGGCTGGAGATCGTGGACCGGCCCCACCCCACCGGCGGCTGGCAGCAGGCGCGCCTGGACCGGCTGCAGGCCGTGCTGCGCGGCCTGCCCGGCGCGTACTGGCCCGACCAGTACAACAACCCCGACAACCCGGCCGGCTACGCGGGCTTGGCGCGCGAGCTGGTCGAGCAGCTGGACCGGGCGGACGTGCTGGTGTGCAGCGTCGGCACGGGCGGGCACAGCGCCGGCATCGTGACCGCCCTGCGCCGGTACTGGCCGCTGCTGCGCCTGGTCGGCGTGGACACCGTGGGCTCGACCATCTTCGGCCAGCCCGCGCGACAACGCGTGATGCGCGGGCTGGGCAGCAGCATCCACCCGCGCAACGTGGCCTACCACCAGTTCGACGAGGTGCACTGGCTCGGCCCGGTCGAGGTGGTGGACGCGTGCCGGCGGCTGGCCCGCGACGGGTTCGTCACCGGCGGGTGGAGCACCGGCGCGGTCGCCCTGGTGGCGGCGTGGGTGGCGCGGCTGGAGCCCGGCGCGCGGGTGGTGACGGTCTTCCCCGACGGACCCCACCGGTACCTGGGGACGATCTACGACGACGACTTCTGCGAGTCGCGCGGCCTGCTGGGCGTGCCCGCCGACCGCCCGGTGGAGATCGGGCACTGCGGCGAGATCGAGGTGACCAGCTGGGCAAGGTGCTCCAACGTCACCGCCCCGCACGCGGTGGGGGTGCCGGCGTGAAGCTCTCCTGGCACGTCTACGGCCTGGACCTGCGGACACCGCTGCGGATCTCCCGGTCGGTGACGACCCGGCGTGACGCCGTGCGGGTGGTGCTGGAGCACGACGGGTTCCGGGGCCACGGCGAGGTCGTGACCAGCGTCTTCTACGACCTGGACGTGCCCCGGATCGTCGAGTTGCTGACCGAGGCGGCCCCGGTGGTGTCAGCCGTGGACCCGGAAGACCTGCTCGCCGCACTGCCGCCCCTGCCTCCGGGCGTGCTGGCAGCGCTCGACGCGGCCGTGCACGACTTGCTCGCCGTCCGCGCCGGCATCCCGCTGTACTCGCTGGTCGGCGATCCACAGTGGACGGACGTGCCGACCGCCTTCACCATCGGCATCGGCGATCCGCGGTCCTGCGCCGCGCAAGCCGCCGAGCTGACCGGTCGCGGCTTCTCGGTGCTCAAGGTGAAAGTCGGCGGTCCGGACGACGTGGCGACCGTGCGAGCAGTCCGCGAAGCCGCCCCCGACGCCCGGCTGATCCTGGACCCCAACGGGGGCTGGACGGCAGAGCAGGCCGTGCGCGTGCTCGAAGAACTGCCCGCCGTCGACGCGCTCGAACAGCCCTTCCCGCCCGGCCGCTTCGACGAGTTGGCCTGGCTGCGGGAGCGCTGCCCGGTCCCGTTGGTGGCCGATGAGGACGCCGCCACCGCCGATGACGTGAAGGCGTTGGCCGGTCTGGTGGACGGCGTGAACGTCAAGCTCGCCAAGTGCGGCGGGATCGCCAAGGCCCGCGAGATCATCGACACCGCCCGGGACGCCGACCTGGATGTCATGCTGGGCTGCCTGGTCGCGAGTTCGCTGGGCATCGCGCCGGCGGTCCACCTGACCTCGCACGCCCGCTGGGTCGACCTCGACGGCCACCTCCTGCTCGCTCGTGACCCCTGGCAGGGCCTCGGCGGCGAGGACGGGACGCTGCGGCTCACGGGCGCACCGGGACTCGGCGTGGTGCCGCGATGAGGCGGTTCCCGCTGCCCGTCCGGCTGCTGCTGGTCAACCAGTTCGGCGTCAACACCGGCTTCTACCTGCTCATCCCCTACCTGGCCACGCACCTGGGCGACGTGGGCCTGTCGGCGGCGGCCACCGGTGTGGTGCTGGGCGTGCGGACGCTGAGCCAGCAGGGCCTGTTCCTGCTGGGCGGCTCGGCGTCGGACCGGCTCGGGCCGCGCCGGGTCATCATCGCCGGCTGCGCGCTGCGGACGGTCGGCTTCGGCCTGTTCGCGATCGGCGACACGATGACCGTGCTGCTCGCCGCGTCCGTCCTCAGCGGACTGGCCGGGGCGCTGTTCAACCCGGCCGTGCGCGCCTACATCGCCGAGGAGTCCGACGACCGGGTCGGGGCGTTCGCGTTGTTCAACGTCTACGGGCAGGCGGGCGCGCTGGCCGGTCCCCTGCTGGGCAGTGTGCTGCTGCTGTGGGACTTCCGGGTGTCGGCGCTGGTCGCGGCGGGGATCTTCGCGGTGCTGACGGTGGCGCAGGCGCTCGTCCTGCCCGCCCGGGACGTGCCGCCGCACCGGGGCACCGTGCTGGACGACTGGCGGGAGAGCCTGGCGGACAAGCGGTTCCTGGCCTTCACGGTCGCGTTGACCGGGATGTTCGTGCTCCAGAACCAGCTCTACCTCGTGCTGCCGCTGGAGGTGGAGCGGGTGACCGGGTCGGCGCGGGCTGTGGCGGCGGTGTTCCTGGTCTCCACGGTGGCGACCCTGCTGCTCCAGGTCCGGGTCACGCGGTGGTTCGAGCGGATGCCGCGCGGCCGGGCCATCGCGGTCGGCATGGCCGTGATGGGCCTGGGGTTCACCGCGACCGCGCTCAGCCACGTCTGGGCCGGGCTCCTCGGGCCTTTGACGGCCGCGTTCTTCCTGTCCCTCGGCGTGATGATCGCGCACCCGTTCGTCTACGAGCTGATCCCCGCGTTCGGCCGCACCGGCCTGTCCGGCACCTACTTCGGCGTGTTCTACCTGGTCTCGGGCCTGGCCGCCACGGTCGGCAACGCCGGCGTCGGCTGGGTGTTCGGCGTGTCGGGCACGGCGGCGTCGCTGGTGTGCGTGGCCGTGGGGCTCGCGTGCGCGGCGGCCGTGCTGTGGCTGCACCGCCGGGGCGTCCTGTCCCCGACCCGAGAGGTAGCCCGATGAGCGCGGGCCAGAACCTGCTGACCGACAACCCGGCGCTGTACGAGCACCAGTTCCCCGACCCCGACCACGTGGCCGCCCGCTGGGTGCACGACGTCGTCGCCCGCTTCGGCGGCAGCACGTCCGTGCTCGACGTGGGTAGCGGCACCGGCCGTGACGCGGGCTGGCTGGCCCGCCACGGCTACGACGTCGTGGGCCTGGACAGCTCCGAGCGGATGGTGGCCTACGCCCGCGAGCACCACCCGACGCAGTTCGTGGTCGGCGACATGCGGACCTTCGACCTCGGCCGGACGTTCGGGGTCGTCACCTGCCTGGACAGCGCGTTCCTGTACTGCCACACCAACGCCGACCTGACCGCGTTCCTGGCCCGCTGCCACGCCCACCTCGACCCCGGCGGGCTGCTCGTCGCCGAGATGCGCAACGGCGCGTTCTTCCTGGGCAACACCGAACTGCTCGACGGCGTCCGCACCCGGACCGTCGAGTGGGACGGCGTGCCCTACACCTCCCACACCCGGCTGTGGATCGACCACGCCGCCCAGCTGCTGCGCCGCCGCCGCGAGTGGACGTGGCCGGGTGCCGATCCGCTGGTGCAGACCTCGGCGTGGCGGCTGCTGTTCCCGCAGGAGCTGCGCCACCTGCTCGACCTCGCCGGGTTCGAGGTGCTCGCCCTGTTCGACTCGCCCGGCCCGCGCACCGACGACCCGTGGTCGCCGGACGCGCCGCTGAGCGAGGCCCTGTCCGGCGACCGCCTGCACGTGGTCGCCCGCCGCTCGTGAAAGGAACCGCCATGCCCACCCGCCGCCACTTCCTCGGCCTGCTGTCCCTGGCCGCCCTGTCCGGCTGCGCCGCCCCCACCGCACAGCAAGCCGCCGCGCCCAAGAACGGCGGACGGCTGCGCGCGGCGTTCGCGGGCGGCGGCGCGAAGGAGGTGCTGGACCCGCACCTGGCCAACCTGTTCGTGGAGGCCGCCCGGTCCAAGGCGCTGTTCGACAAGCTCGCCGACCTCGGCGCGGACGTCTCGGCGCAGCCCAGACTGGCCGAGAAGTGGGAGCCCGACGCGACCCTGACCAAGTGGCGGATCACCCTACGGGACACCAAGTTCCACAACGGGCAGCCGGTGCGCGCGGAGGACGTCCTGGCCAGCTACGCCCGCATCCTCGACCCGAACCGGGCGTTCCGCGCCAAGTCCAGCCTGAGCCTGATCGACCTGGCCGCCAGCCGCGCGGTGGACGCCCGGACCGTCGAGTTCGCGCTGAAGCGGCCGTTCATCGAGTTCCCTAACGCGCTGGCCGCGTTCGGCGCGTACATCGTGCCCGCCGGCGCGGAGGACTTCGCGCACCCGGTCGGCTCCGGCCCGTTCAGCTTCGTGTCCTTCGAGCCGGGCAAGTCGGTGCTGCTCAAGAAGAACCCGGACTACTGGGAGGGCGCGCCGCACCTGGACGAGCTGGAGTTCGTCATCGCCAACGAGGAGTCCGCGCGCGCGAACGCCCTGCTCGGCGGGCAGGTCCAGTACGCGCACGACCTCACCCCCACCACCGCCCGCAGCCACACCGACGGCCGGATCGCCATCCACCGCTCCCCCAACAGCGCGGTGCAGGCGTTCGCGATGAAGCTGGACCGGCCGCCGTTCGACAACCGGGACCTGCGCGAGGCGATGTTCCTGCTGGCCGACCGGCAGCAGCTGGTGGAGTCGGTGCTGGCGGGCAGCGGGCAGGTCGCGAACGACCTGTTCGGCAAGGGCTACCAGTACTACGCCGACGACATCCCGCAGCGCACCCGTGACCTGGACAAGGCGAAGTTCCTCATCCGCAAGGCGGGCGCGGAGGGCCTGACGGTCAAGCTCGACACGTCCACGGCCGCCGCCGGCATGGTCGAGGCGGCCACGGTGTTCGCCGACCAGGTCAAGGGGTCCGGGCTGACCATCGAGGTGGTGACCGGCAACAAGGACAGCTACTGGTCCGACACGCTCAAGAACGGCTCGCTGTCCAGCTTCCGGTCCGGCGCGATGCCCATCGAGACCCACATCGCGCAGCGGCTGCTCACCGACTCGGGCACCAACGTGACCAAGTGGGCGCGGCCGGAGTTCGACGAGCTGTACCGCAAGGCGGTGTCCACTGTGGACCCGGCCGAGCGGGCGGGCGTGTACCGGGAGATGCAGCGGTCCCTGCACGCCGAGGGCGGCTACCTGATGTGGGGCTTCGCGGACTGGATCGTGGGCGCCGCGCCGAACGTCGGCGGCATCTCCACCGCGCCCGCGAACACCCTGGACTGGGCGCGCTTCGACAAGGTGTGGCTGGGGTGACCCGGTACGCGCTGCGCCGGCTGGCCATCGGGCTGGTGCAGGTGCTCGCCGTCGTCACCGCCGTGTTCCTGCTGGTCCAGGCCTTGCCGGGGGACGCGGCGGTGGCGTTGGCCGGGGACAACCCCGACCCGCGCCGGATCGAGGAGATCCGTTCCGCGATGGGGCTCGACCGGCCGGCGCTCGAACGGTTCGGGGCGTGGCTGGGCGGGTTGGTCCGGGGCGACCTCGGGGTGTCGCTGGTGTCGGGGCGGCCGGTGGTGGAGTTCCTGACCGACGGACTGGGGCCGACGCTGGTCCTGGCGGTGTTGGCGTTGGTGCTGCTGGTTCCGCTGTCGGTGCTGCTCGGTGTGGTGGCCGCGCTGCGCGAGGGCGGCGTGGTGGACCGGGTGCTGACCACCGTGACGGTCGGCCTCCACTCGATCCCCGAGTTCGCGCTGGCCGTGGTGCTGATCGCGGTGTTCGGGGTGCAGTTGCGGTGGTTGCCGCCGACCGCGGTCGGCGCGGATCTGCTGGCCCAGCCGCAGGTCCTGGTGCTGCCGCTGGTGGTGTTGCTGGCTCGGCCGGTGTGCTCGGTGAGCCGGCTGGTGCGGGCGGGCATGGTCGAGGCCCTGGCCTCCGACCACGTCCGGCACGCCCGGCGGCTGGGCATCTCCGAGCGGCGGGTCCGGTTCGCGCACGCCCTGCCCAACGCGGTGGCACCGGCGGTGCAGCAGCTCGCGCGGACCACGGACTGGTTGCTGGGCGGGGTGATCGTGGTCGAGGCGGTGTTCGTGATCCCGGGGTTGGGGACGATCCTGGTGGACGCGGTCGCCGGGCGGGACCTGCCCGTGGTGCAGGGACTGGCGGTGGTCTTCGCGGTCACGACCGTGCTGGTGAACCTGGTGGCGGACCTGATCGGCTTCCGGCTCGCGCCGCGCTCGGCGGTGGTCGCGTGATCGGGGCCGTGCTGGTCGTGGTGCCGCTGGCGTTGGCGTTGCTGGGGCCGTTGTTCGTGTCCGACGTCGGGCGCGGGGCTCCTTTTGTGTCGAACTCCGTGCTGGGCACTGATTTCGTCGGTCGGGACGTGTGGCAGCAGGTGCTGCTGGGCGGGCAGACCGTCGTGTTCGTGGCGTTGGTGGCCACGGTGTTGTCCTACGCGGTCGGGGTGCCGTGGGGTGTGGTGGCCGCGATGTCCCGGGTGGTGGACGACGTCCTGATGCGGCCGTTGGACCTGCTGCTGGCGGTGCCGTCGCTGCTGGTGCTGATCCTGGCGGCGGCGATCGCCGGGCCGGGGTTGCCGGTGCTGATCGGGATCGTGACGCTGGTCAACTTCCCCGACGTGGCCCGGATTTCCCGTGGTGCGGCGCTGGAGATCGCGGCCCGGCCCGCCCTGGAAGCCATGCGGTTGCAGGACGAGACGTGGTGGCGGACGTCCGTGCTCTACACCGGGCGGGCCATGCTGCGGACCGTGGCCGCCGACGCCGGTGTGCGACTGACGGGCGCGCTGTACCTGGTGGCGTCGGCGAGCTTTCTCGGCGTGGGCGTGCCGCCGGACGCCGCGGACTGGGCGGTGATGGTGGACCGCAACCGGGTCGGGCTGTTCCTGCAACCGTGGGCCGTCGTCGTGCCCGCGCTGCTGATCGTGTCGCTGTCGGTCGGGCTGAACCTGACCTTCGACCGCGCCCTGCGCAAGGAGGCCGTGTGACGGTCGTGCACGTCGAGGACCTGCGGGCGGTCGCCGGTGAGCGGGTGCTGGTGGACGGGGTGAGCTTCGCGCTGTCCGCCGGTCGGGTGCTCGCGCTGGTCGGGGCGTCGGGCAGCGGCAAGACGACCACGGGGTTGGCGTTGCTGGGCGAGCACGCGCCGGGGGTGACCGTGACCGGGCGCGTGTCGGTGGCTGGTCGGGTCGGGTTCGTGCCGCAGCAGCCCGCCGGCGCGTTGAACCCCGTGCGGCGGATCGGCGGGGTGTTCCGGGAGATCCCGGGCGGTGACGTGGCCACGGCGTTGCGGCGGGCGCGGGTGCCCGTGGAGTTGCTGCGGCGGTTCCCGCACGAGCTGTCCGGCGGGCAGCAGCAGCGGGTGGTGCTGGCGCAGGCGCTGGTGGGCGACCCGGCGCTGGTGGTCGCGGACGAGCCGACCACCGGGCAGGACCCGATCACGCGGGCGGAGATCGTGGACGAGTTGGCGTCGCTCGCGGCCCAGGGGGTCGCGGTGGTGCTGCTGACCCACGACCTGGACGTGATGCGGGCGCTGGCCGACGAGGTGGTCGTGCTGAGGAACGGGCGGGTCGTGGAGGCCGGGCCGGTGGGGTTGCTGGACCGGCCGCGTGAGGCGTACACGCGGGACCTGGTCGCGGCCCAGCCCCGGGTCACCGTGCCTCTCCCATCGGCTCTTCGTTCGCCGTTGTTGCAGGTCAGGGGCCTGACCGCCCGGCACCGGAAGACGGTCGTGCTGCGGGACGTGGACCTGGACCTGGGGGCCGGGGAGTGCCTGGCGGTCGTGGGGCGCTCGGGCAGCGGCAAGACCACGCTGGCCCGGTGCCTGGCCGGGCTGCACGCCCGCTACGCCGGGTCGGTCCGGGTGGGCGACACGGTGCTGCCCAAGTCGTTGCGGCGGCGGACGCGGTCCCAGCTGGCGGCCGTGCAGTACGTCTTCCAGGATCCCCGGTCGTCGTTCGACCCCCGGCGCACGGTGCTGGAACAGGTCGAGCGGACGGCCGTGCGGCTGGGCGACGGCACGGGCGCGCTGGACGGGCTCGCCGCCGTCGGACTGGACGAGGCCACCGTGCGGCGCAGACCCGGCGCGCTGTCCGGCGGCGAGCTCCAGCGGGCGGCGCTCGTGCGCGCCCTGCTGGCCCGGCCGGACGTGCTCGTGTGCGACGAGATCACGTCCGGACTGGACACCCTGACCCAGGCGAGCCTGCTGGACCTGCTGGCGGGCCTGCCCTGCGCGGTCGTCCTGGTCAGCCACGACCTGGCCGTGGTGGCCCGGCTGGCCGACCGGGTCGCCGTGCTGCACCAGGGCCTGCTGGTCGAGCACGGCTCGGCGGGCGACGTCCTGGGCTCCCCCACCCACCCGGTGACCATCGGCCTGCTGGGCCGCGCCATGGAACAGGAGAACAAGACATGAACCACCGCGAAGTGGGGCCGTACGAGGTGCGCCAGGCGAGGGAGGCGGACCTGCCGGGCGCGCGCAGCGTCATGCTCGACACCTTCTACCACGAGTTCGGCTACGGCTACCGGCCCGAGTGGCACGGCGACGTCGTGGACCTCGAAGGGGCCTACCTGCGGCCCGAGCGGCACGCGTTGTTCGTCGCTTTGAAGGGTGACGAGGTGGTCGGGACGACGGGCGTGCGGGCGCAGGGTCCGTCGAGCCCGCCGCACCCTTCGTGGCTGGCCGCGCGGTACCCGGCGGAGAGCACCGCGCAGCTGTTCCGCGTGTACGTGCGCCCGGACCACCGGCGTGCCGGGCTGGCCCGTGCCCTGGTGGGCATGGCGGTGTCGTTCGTGGCCGCCACGCCGGGGTACTCGAAGC
This DNA window, taken from Saccharothrix variisporea, encodes the following:
- a CDS encoding ATP-grasp domain-containing protein; the encoded protein is MAHLLMIESWVGAMSTLLPRAIRESGHRFTFLTRDLHHYLRSAPSHPHPLLTADNVLTAETNDLDTLLPFVERAHALLRFDGVISSCDYYLATVARVANHLGLPGPRADAVERAYRKDLTRQATTDVPGPRWALAHDWPSTAKAAADLGYPLVVKPVDLCAGMHVRAVRDENGLREAFLALEAFPVNARNQPRVPTVLLEELLVGPEVSVETVTTGGTTHVIGVTDKSIAGDPWFVESGHMFPAALDETRTRQAIDTAKAAIEALGLDDSVAHTEVKLTADGPKLIEVNPRPAGNQITELVRRVTGIDLPAVFAQLAVGEQPDLRPRTTGVRSAAISFLLPPRAGVVAGIDAPDHPDVVDWSAKPAGHRAGEPTSNNTYLGHVMTTSPDHDARARAEQAVAGMEVRYAEDAR
- a CDS encoding Rossmann-like domain-containing protein, producing the protein MTPPADGREPEPTGRRTTADLVHRVRLGRLGPDPAGCAVSVAFTTRQGARHAGRGRSYRNTVVSLRVGEAVGSCAVEPDDEPDVADCAGASVADLLDHPHAAVRTATLDAYLMHAHPHETSQAEVVRIGAGDSLTKSMDRAEAVVDLLDARPGQRVLVVGVVNSLLHHLRARGVPYVPCDLKGGRTEWDEPIVTDFRDTDFDLVLASGMTLGNGTFEPLLATGAPVTLFAQTASAIAPWFLGSGVRAVSAEPYPFFWLHGGPSTLFHYREP
- a CDS encoding PLP-dependent cysteine synthase family protein, whose amino-acid sequence is MRATLLDLLGNTPVARIETPLPHRHGGFWAKLEHLSAGGMKARSAVAMLLAAKKRGDLRPGAVVVESTSGTLGLGLAFAGQALGHPVVLVVDHELEPSMRALLRAHGARLEIVDRPHPTGGWQQARLDRLQAVLRGLPGAYWPDQYNNPDNPAGYAGLARELVEQLDRADVLVCSVGTGGHSAGIVTALRRYWPLLRLVGVDTVGSTIFGQPARQRVMRGLGSSIHPRNVAYHQFDEVHWLGPVEVVDACRRLARDGFVTGGWSTGAVALVAAWVARLEPGARVVTVFPDGPHRYLGTIYDDDFCESRGLLGVPADRPVEIGHCGEIEVTSWARCSNVTAPHAVGVPA
- a CDS encoding dipeptide epimerase, which translates into the protein MKLSWHVYGLDLRTPLRISRSVTTRRDAVRVVLEHDGFRGHGEVVTSVFYDLDVPRIVELLTEAAPVVSAVDPEDLLAALPPLPPGVLAALDAAVHDLLAVRAGIPLYSLVGDPQWTDVPTAFTIGIGDPRSCAAQAAELTGRGFSVLKVKVGGPDDVATVRAVREAAPDARLILDPNGGWTAEQAVRVLEELPAVDALEQPFPPGRFDELAWLRERCPVPLVADEDAATADDVKALAGLVDGVNVKLAKCGGIAKAREIIDTARDADLDVMLGCLVASSLGIAPAVHLTSHARWVDLDGHLLLARDPWQGLGGEDGTLRLTGAPGLGVVPR
- a CDS encoding MFS transporter, whose translation is MRRFPLPVRLLLVNQFGVNTGFYLLIPYLATHLGDVGLSAAATGVVLGVRTLSQQGLFLLGGSASDRLGPRRVIIAGCALRTVGFGLFAIGDTMTVLLAASVLSGLAGALFNPAVRAYIAEESDDRVGAFALFNVYGQAGALAGPLLGSVLLLWDFRVSALVAAGIFAVLTVAQALVLPARDVPPHRGTVLDDWRESLADKRFLAFTVALTGMFVLQNQLYLVLPLEVERVTGSARAVAAVFLVSTVATLLLQVRVTRWFERMPRGRAIAVGMAVMGLGFTATALSHVWAGLLGPLTAAFFLSLGVMIAHPFVYELIPAFGRTGLSGTYFGVFYLVSGLAATVGNAGVGWVFGVSGTAASLVCVAVGLACAAAVLWLHRRGVLSPTREVAR
- a CDS encoding class I SAM-dependent methyltransferase, encoding MSAGQNLLTDNPALYEHQFPDPDHVAARWVHDVVARFGGSTSVLDVGSGTGRDAGWLARHGYDVVGLDSSERMVAYAREHHPTQFVVGDMRTFDLGRTFGVVTCLDSAFLYCHTNADLTAFLARCHAHLDPGGLLVAEMRNGAFFLGNTELLDGVRTRTVEWDGVPYTSHTRLWIDHAAQLLRRRREWTWPGADPLVQTSAWRLLFPQELRHLLDLAGFEVLALFDSPGPRTDDPWSPDAPLSEALSGDRLHVVARRS
- a CDS encoding ABC transporter substrate-binding protein — its product is MPTRRHFLGLLSLAALSGCAAPTAQQAAAPKNGGRLRAAFAGGGAKEVLDPHLANLFVEAARSKALFDKLADLGADVSAQPRLAEKWEPDATLTKWRITLRDTKFHNGQPVRAEDVLASYARILDPNRAFRAKSSLSLIDLAASRAVDARTVEFALKRPFIEFPNALAAFGAYIVPAGAEDFAHPVGSGPFSFVSFEPGKSVLLKKNPDYWEGAPHLDELEFVIANEESARANALLGGQVQYAHDLTPTTARSHTDGRIAIHRSPNSAVQAFAMKLDRPPFDNRDLREAMFLLADRQQLVESVLAGSGQVANDLFGKGYQYYADDIPQRTRDLDKAKFLIRKAGAEGLTVKLDTSTAAAGMVEAATVFADQVKGSGLTIEVVTGNKDSYWSDTLKNGSLSSFRSGAMPIETHIAQRLLTDSGTNVTKWARPEFDELYRKAVSTVDPAERAGVYREMQRSLHAEGGYLMWGFADWIVGAAPNVGGISTAPANTLDWARFDKVWLG
- a CDS encoding ABC transporter permease — its product is MTRYALRRLAIGLVQVLAVVTAVFLLVQALPGDAAVALAGDNPDPRRIEEIRSAMGLDRPALERFGAWLGGLVRGDLGVSLVSGRPVVEFLTDGLGPTLVLAVLALVLLVPLSVLLGVVAALREGGVVDRVLTTVTVGLHSIPEFALAVVLIAVFGVQLRWLPPTAVGADLLAQPQVLVLPLVVLLARPVCSVSRLVRAGMVEALASDHVRHARRLGISERRVRFAHALPNAVAPAVQQLARTTDWLLGGVIVVEAVFVIPGLGTILVDAVAGRDLPVVQGLAVVFAVTTVLVNLVADLIGFRLAPRSAVVA
- a CDS encoding ABC transporter permease; the protein is MIGAVLVVVPLALALLGPLFVSDVGRGAPFVSNSVLGTDFVGRDVWQQVLLGGQTVVFVALVATVLSYAVGVPWGVVAAMSRVVDDVLMRPLDLLLAVPSLLVLILAAAIAGPGLPVLIGIVTLVNFPDVARISRGAALEIAARPALEAMRLQDETWWRTSVLYTGRAMLRTVAADAGVRLTGALYLVASASFLGVGVPPDAADWAVMVDRNRVGLFLQPWAVVVPALLIVSLSVGLNLTFDRALRKEAV